Genomic DNA from Carettochelys insculpta isolate YL-2023 chromosome 15, ASM3395843v1, whole genome shotgun sequence:
AAGCACTGTTGAGAATTGGAAAGGCAAGCAGATTTTGGGCTCTATAGCTGACCTGCAACAGTAAGAGGCTGAGTGTACTCACAAAAGGAAGAAATCCCATCTCGCCCTACCTAAAACCCAGATATCATAATTAAGATTCATGTTATTTTAcatcatcattttaaaaattctgaaataTCCAAACATGCTAGGAATGGAGTTCCAACTGTAAATCAATTTCCTGGATGTTGTGGATTACATCAGACAACATTTGTTTACgtttctttaaaaatacaattttaaattcCCTGATACAAAACACAGTGCCATCAACTTATCACAGGTGCCAAACTTTATTAAAGCCTCAGATCATGTCTAAGGATCTATTAACCCATGAATATCGGGAGTTAACATTTTTGCCTTGCACATAGTATATACGCGGGGTGGGGTTGTGTACTATAGATTGAGAATgccaaatacaaaataaaaattttcTTGGAGAATATTAGTGCAGTAATTGCTAACTAAGAAATATATTTCCAGGGGTCTAAGAAACGGCAGCAGCATTCATGTTGTTTAGAAATTCCTTCCTGCTGTTGCCTTCTTTAAAAGCAAAATCTCCCAACACTATTTTATAGTAATGGCCACAAACACAATGCTTTGCACTACTGCAGATTACTGTTGTTGGAAACCCATTTTAAATGTTTGATGGGAAAGCTCACAACTTTTGATGTGGATTTCTGTTTACATTTCTGTAAGGGCCAATGCATATACTTTGGATGAGAATTTTCCGTTCATTAATTTGCAGTTTGCCAGTCATTCCTTTCTGGATTGCATGGATTCAACTGTTCTTTATGGCAATTTAAGCTTCCAAAATCAGATCTTGCGGAAACATGGGAAACCTGTGCAAAAGCAGTGTTTGACTAAACAGTTCCTACAAGGCAGTGGTTCAAGTTCCAAATGGGAAGGGTTGCAACAGCCCTGCAACATACAAAATAATTATCAGAAAAGAGCAAATACAGAACTGAAGATTTAATTAAATGTTGTCCTCTTTGTGTGTTTATGCAGAAATGACAAGCACTTGTATAGATGGATTATTAGGAATTTAAATTctcaaacacattcttccaacatTGTTTGTTTTCTCCCAAGCTACATTACACaaacagtgctctgtcaacagaagtcactgtcagaagaaatctcCTGACAAagattctgccaacagattggggccacacactaaaagcagactgaaagagcactACACTTGTCGACAGAGCGCTTGGACTGCCcgtctgctctctcaacaaaacaggcacccggaagtacagcagacagggctacccattgttctggatgccctgtctgtcaggagtattccttcccccacccaccccctgaacgtccatacagctttttttgttgacagaatctgtcgacagcagcgttatgcctcatggctgagggaCAGAatactgccagcaaaagtgcagagttttgtcgacaagtTGTAAagaaaacacattgtgtgtgtacacacaaagcgttttattgacaaaactagggttttgttggcaaaattcactagtgtaaccataacctcACTTGGGCCAAGCCATTAGTCTCTATACCTATTTACCTTGCACAAACAGACAAGTAGTTTTTATTTTCTCCTACGTGGAGCAAGAATGTGTAACTGGATATGTTCACTTGTTTTTCTTCCCCCAATAAAAACCTGTTACAAAGGTATTCAGTTGAATGACAAGCCAATCAACTGTTTACAATCCGTGCCTATTCCCTCCAAAACTGCAGGAGTGCTAAAGATTCCTTCTGCCTCCCACACCTTCACCCACATACAAATAAAAGCACAGTATAAACAGCATCAGAAATCTGTAAGCAGATCTCACTCTTGAAAGCCTCTACTGAGCCTTTTCAGTGAGGGAAGAATCCACGCCAACTccatcattctctctctctttgatttTGATGACCGCTCCCTTTCATTACTAAACTAAGGAGCAATATTCCTCAATGCTCATCTGCTGGTACTTACACATTTGTGTGAAGCTGGAATTCATCAGTCTTATAACCAACTGCAAAGTTGCTCTGGGTTATTCTGGATTTAGTCGTCTCAAAAGTCATCTGGTAACCAGCCAACCAACCCTCATAGCCGAACACAAAGGCTCCACGTATTGAAGGTCCAGCAATATCAAAATCCATGTCACAGCCAAGGTTGATGTGCTCTCGTTTATATCCTGTCTTAAttttagcattttttttcctaaagaaaaggggagagggggaaaatgAAGGGAAAGGATGGTGATGCAGTGACAAAAATGTTTTAGACAAAATCAGTCATATGTAGTGAGTTTCTCACTCAATTGTTACTTTTAATAAAACGTAACAGTGCCAAAAGACAAAAGTACACATACCCCAAGACCCATGCTTtaaatttgtttaattttatatACATAATTTATTTGCAGTTATGTGCACATGAAGcaaaaaataaattgaataaaAACAACATCTGGAATACTTAAGATTTACATGCAGATCTTGAAACTAAATTACTATATATGAAATCTGCAATGTAAAAAAGCATCAAGTTCCTGTTTACCAACCTACCATAtactggtttatttatttatttacttacttacttatttAACTATTAAAGACTGAGTTTTCTAGGATCCTACCTAATTGATTTGTAAACTGGTATAGGCGAGAGAATATTAATGTCCTTATTTTGgtttttagtataattttaaaaGCTTGTTTCACTGATAGCTCCTAAATGCCTAAAACTGACAACATGAAGCAGAAAGTTTGCTTAGTCAAGTTTCATATGCTGGGTGCTGTAACTTTAAGTAACCTTCAGCTGAACTACTTATGTGCTCAATGGTACTGAGGTGCTTCAGTATCTTGACGAATCAGCTCCTAAAACAGAAAGTGTTACTTTTTCCCAATCTTTCCCTTCCCAGTTATTAGAGCAGTTATAATCCCATTTGACGATGCGTGCACTTTCTATGGGGAATCAGCTATAAATCAATTTATGCAAGATTACAGCTTGACTCAATTCTGCACTTGGTGGTTCCCCTACAATTGTATAATGATGTGATTATAAAAAGAGAAAAGTTTTCCACCCCATGATAATTCTTTGCACTTAAAGACTGATTTATATATGATCCTACTTATGTGCTTTGTAACTTGGTTTAGAGGAGTGCGAAGATTGCTTTGCATTAGGTCATTTttatttgaatatatttttaaaagactgcTTCATTGATATCCCTTAGGTACCTTATAGTTCTGAGAAAAGCAGGAAGTGAAATGTTTGCTATCAAGTGACACATGCAGACTGCTGGTTGCCTaataaatacacacaaacactTTCATTCAGTTGAATAGGTTTCCTTTCATGCAACCTAAAGAGGAAGGGCTTCTCCAGTtacacatctagtttttctataCACAAGTATTAATCTAGGACATTCGTTCCCTTGGAAAACTCTATTATCACCCATTAAAAATTACCTAATGCCCTGGCTCACCATACTGTTCAATTTCTATTAGTAACAATGAATTATCCACAATCCACATGGCAGTAGGAGGAGGACACTTCTAACGACTAAAGATCAACTATGGCTAATGTCCTCAGCAGCTGCTACATATCCCTCTTCCCTGATTATAAGATATTTACATCAATGTCATTTTGGTCTCCACAAATACAAGATATAAAGAAtcacaaattttcaaaagttcaaGTAACCAgactccctgcctcctcccctacACAGCTGTTCCCATTATTGTACAGTCAGGGACGCCAATGGGGAGGCAGGAAGAAGATGGGGtagttgtcctggggcccagagatttaaaagggcccagcgCTCCAGGCCACCACTAGGACTAGCATGACAACAGCAGCACCAAGAGTCCTGGAACCTTTCAAtcgctgctggagccccagggcaggctaGTCACAGCCCCACCCCTCGGCAAGACCCAGAACTGGGCTCCCTCCCTACTCTCCCCCCATTGCCCAGGGCTTGGAGAGGTCTGTTCCCAGCCCTTTTTATAGCCACCCATAGTCACTGCAAACATTTTTACTTGAACACTGTCATTAAACATGAAGATGGGAACAGAGGAGGGGTAAAAGTGTAGCTGTTCCATTAACAATCACTCAGGAGAAGTCAGCAGAGCATTGCAATAAGAAGCCACTGGCAACTGAAACAGTATTTCCAAGACTTGCCACAACATGACACACAGAAGGATCTCCTTTGCCATAAAATAGGAGAGTTATGAGTAGCAAGAGTTTTGACCCAGTCTTTGGAAATACTTTTCCACCCTTCTGTCACAGTAAATATTAACTCCTTCAGTTTACTTTTGTTTTGGAGAGCCCCACAGAGCCATCTGTGTAGCGAGTCAGTCTAGTTTGgcgtttctcaatttttttttccaataatgtacccctttttaaaaaaaattatatatagtGTCCCCAGTGCCCACAATTTGCAGACATGCAAAATTTtgtctaccattgcaacacatttgtttaaacaactgtAACTGGTTGTTTGGAAGAAATTGTCTATAGGAAATACACTTGTCATTGtgcttatgattgtgcaaagaggataaataacaaaatattaaatgaacataaaataagtccaatttttattcatacatatgtatatacTTTTATGCAAATGTCAATGAATGGTGATTAATGAaataacaagaaaaaatattaatttaataagaaatttgagcttgtttgaatgaaatcaaatgttcaaaTCTAGGCTTCAAACTGCTGAGGAccacaattaaatcaatgtttctgataTTGTTTCCTGTGTATCATCTTCTTCCAAatctgcaattttattctttgtttttacAAAGTCCATTTTCACGATTCCATCTAAAACCCTTTCAGTTATAATTATAAATACTAAcctaaaattgtacaaatagcaatttcATCTCTTATttcagataacaagcataatatcccagagccatgcacagccagctctccactttaacccaatcaccctccccacctccagagccaggcacctccagctccctgctttaacccaaccctccctcccctcctccagaaccaggcagctCCAACCTTGCTCACAGccactctaacccagtcccccaccaccactcccagagccgtgcatgcacgcacacacatacacacaccctccactcctccagagccaggcacatgcacacacagctgGGCACACAGCCACACACCCAGCCCCGCTGTAATCCAAGACCAGCAACtcatgagctgctgctgctgccaccaccactgccaaacatttctccctccaagtgctacAGAGAGACACGTGCGCACTGCGGTGCACAGCGCTCTCGTGGCTCTGGGCATTTTATTGCTCTAAGAGCCCCACATGGCTCCAGCGCACATACCCACCGGACTTCCCTCAAGTACCTCTAAGGGTACACGTACCACatgctgagaaacactggtctagtttTTGAACAATTAAGTAAAAGAAGAAGTTGGAAGAATTTAGGCCTTGTGGCAACTATGAAGCAACTGATGCATTTCTAGTGCAGAAATCACCACGTGCTAAATGTATCAGGCACCAAATGCAAACTCAAGAATGTATTGCCTTCGTCCACAAAGCATCTCTTCTCCAGCACTCATACGGAGATTGTCtttctttacatttaaaataaagcatGCCTCATCATTCTTCCATGCCTTCTTCTGAAGGAGGCTTGCACAAACAGGGTGGGTCTTGCACCACAATCCAAAAATAGGCTCAAACACATTCGATCTTCTATGTCAAAGAGTTCCTTACAGGTTTCTCTTTCAAAACCAACACTGCTCCTGGCAAGCtgcactctcttgtctgacagGGTCACAGAGGGAACGGCACTCTCTCAGACAGTAAGACCTATTCAGTTAAGGGTTTTAAAGACTAGCACCAGGACCTAGCAACAACAGAATAAAAAGCCAAAAGGAAAGTGCTGAGTCCCCCTGTACTGGCCTTGTACTTTTCAATGTGCATATACACCTACAGATCAATCTGCTTTCTCGAATCACTTGCTCCTTGCTACAGTCTTGACTAATTCATTATATTTATCTTACACTTCCTTGGACCTGTTTACATTAAAGGAGCAAATTCTGATTATCTGGTGGACTCACACTGCAGACTAATTTTTTCAtatcttttctttcctttgtcaGCAGAATGAAAGTGTTACGCTAATCTTAAATTTTGGGGAAATTGTATCAAAAAGTTTCTTCTGCCACTTGATAACTTCCCTGAATCATTGAGTCATGCATTTGGAATCTAACTGACCTTTCAGAGTAACGATCTCAGCTGAAAAACAAAAGCATTTAAACTTTAATGGCTTCAACCTGGCCTGCATCACACTTTTGGAGTGCTTTATGCCTTCCTTCTACTCTCAGGAGCTTCTTAACCTTTGCATTGCTCAACTGATGGTCGCTCCCAAAACAATCTGCCAATAGCACTTGGCATTCGCCTACCTGTGtgtgctcccactgaagtcaatagtaaaATTCAGAAGGACTGCAAAAGCAACAGACAGGCCAGCACTGCATGTGTTTGGAAATTCCATTTGTAGTTAATAGGTTCATCCAGCAAGAAAGGGAAAGTTTAAGCCTGTCAAACTCCTACCTGGTATAATTCTACAGAATTCAGTGCAGTCACACCTGATTCTGGCCTACTTGATTCAGATAATCTTTATCAGCCTCCACAGAGGAATCCCTGTTTTAATTATAAGGCAAATTATATAATGTCTGGGGGAACTGCTGTGAGATAACTGCTGAGCTATAATTTCCTATTCAcatgtgattatttttaaaagctgataTAATAATTCAACAAAACCACAGATTATTATTCTATAAAACTAAAACTGAATATACTATCTGCACAAGGGTTACCAAGCAGTCTGAAATGTGAAATTATGAGGTCTGCAATTTGGGGTGAAAAGTTCACTGTGAATACTGCACTTGTCATTTGCAGTGCCATGTGCCACTCTCGGAAGTAAATCTTCATGACAGTCTCAATCATCACaatatttttggggggggggggttgtaggGAGGAATCAacggagaaaaaaaatcaacaaatagTCTTACAGCTCCCTAATCCTCCTAGCCCATATAAAATGTCAATGTCCAGTCACACCAACCGAAACATTCATCCAATCCCAAACCATAATACAGCCTGCTAGAATTTAAGCTTTATATTCAGCTTGAAAGAAGAACTCAGTTACTGAACTGAGTTATTAGGGCAGTCAGCCAAATGGCTTGCATTACTGATTAATCTGTTCAATTCAAATGATTTGTTTAGGGTTTTTCCTGTTCAGATGGTAGCCAAAGTTTATATCTTACGATATGATTGTATTAAGTcacaaagatgaaaacaaaactGTTTCACCTGACACCAGTTTCAAATATAAATTTTCATATTACTGTACTTAATCGTTTGTTTCTTATAAATTACATCAGGAAAGTGAATTTCAGTTCTAAGATTTAATAAGATGTGACATTATTTGATTGCTTGGAGAATAATTCCTATCTGTTCTTATACCTCAGTCTGGAGGGAGTAAAAGAATAAACCAGTATTCTAGAAATAAAAACAAGTGAAAAATCAAACAACCACTTCTTACCCAGTGTTAGGAGAGAACGAGGAGTCAAAGGTCAGCTTCAGTCCATGTGCAAGCTGAACAGAAAAGAAATTCACTGATTGCATTTATAATTAAAAAGGAGATTGTGATAAGTGAATTGGCAAACTGCTACCTTTGAATTAAGTGTTACCTGATCTTCAAGAGTAATCTCTGTGCCAAGGGTATTGTCGGTGTTCCACTTCTCTGTGAACGTCAAGCCATATTCCCCCCATTTGTATTTTGTTTCCAAACTGCCAGTAACTTTACTTGTTTCTGAGTTTGCTGAACCTGAGCTCATAAATTCCTAAAGTAaagcaaaataaatacataaattgcAGAATACAGTAATTGCACAAGTTGGTTGAGCATTCAGCATCACAATGCTTTCTCAAATGCCTTCTCTGCATTTGTTTCCTTGTCCTTAATATCAGTACACACTTGCCCTGACAAAATTGGAAAATAAG
This window encodes:
- the VDAC1 gene encoding non-selective voltage-gated ion channel VDAC1, which produces MAVPPAYADLGKAARDVFTKGYGFGLIKLDLKTKSENGLEFMSSGSANSETSKVTGSLETKYKWGEYGLTFTEKWNTDNTLGTEITLEDQLAHGLKLTFDSSFSPNTGKKNAKIKTGYKREHINLGCDMDFDIAGPSIRGAFVFGYEGWLAGYQMTFETTKSRITQSNFAVGYKTDEFQLHTNVNDGTEFGGSIYQKVNDKLETAVNLAWTAGNSNTRFGIAAKYQIDPDASFSAKVNNSSLIGLGYTQTLKPGIKLTLSALLDGKNVNAGGHKLGLGLEFEA